Below is a window of Bacteroidales bacterium DNA.
GATACCTTGAATTAAATACCGGAAAATCTTGGGGTGTTAACATAAACATCCTTGAACAGAACTTTTCTATTATTAAAAATCATCTTGGTATTGTTACCGGACTGGGTTTACAAATAAACAATTACAGGTTTGATAAGGATATTACTTTGGTTCACGATTCCACTCATATTAGTTTTTATAATGAAGATGATAAACAGTTTACTAAGAACAAATTAACCTGTGCATATTTATCAATTCCTTTGATGATTGAAGTTCAAATACCCGGAAATTCTGAAAGAAATGTACATTTTGCTTTTGGCACTGTTGGGGGAATAAAAATAGGCTCACACACAAAACAAATATATACTGATAACAACAAAGAATTTAAAGATAAGGTTCATAAAAACTTCCATCTTTCAAAATTCAGGTATGGTATAATAGCAAAAATTGGTATTGAAGATATTAGTTTGTTTGGACAATATTCGTTTTCTACTTTGTTTGAAAAAAATGAAGGACCCGAATTATATCCCTTTATGCTTGGAATTTCATTTTCAATATAAAAAAAACAAACGTGAAATTGTTTTAAGTGCCATATATTCTGCAACATACAGCATGGCTTGCTAAATTAAGGGAATTTCTAAAAATAGTGAAGTTCAAGGCATAATAAATTTTACATTCTAAGGTTAGTGTTGTTTGTAATAGTTGTTGTTAAATTTAAAACAGGATTGTTAATTAACGATCCTGTTTTTTTTAATTCGTTTCCGTCCATAAAGTAAAAGTATCCTGAAAGAAGTAATAAGTTTAATTTTTGATTTTGGAAAGCGACTTTCTAAGTCGCTGATATACAGGCACACTGCAATTGTATACTCGACTTAAAAAGTCGATATCCAATCCATTTGCAATATACTAATCAAAAAACACTGAATTTATGGACAGATACTAATTATACAAGAAACTATGTAAACATTCACAGATATGCTATTTTTTTTTCTTTCGTTTGCTTGATTATATATTGTAAATTTGTTAATTAATCTATTTGCTAATATAAAAATAGCAGTTATGAAACATCCATGTACTATCGTACACACAAGTATATAGCTATAACATGGATGTTCCATACGGCAAAGTACAGGAAAGTATCATTTTGGTAAAATATAAATAAAAAATATTCAGTAACATATAAATTATAAACGTATGAAACATATATTTACAAATAAAGCAATTAGCGTTTTCGTCATTATTATACTATTAGGACTAAGTGTAAAAACTATTGCCCAGAAGAAAATTGCACGTGAGAAAAAAACACATTCACATGCCTTTAATATTCCGGAATTTCCGGCTTTTGAAAAACCACACAATATGCCTGAACAAAAAGAATTTAAAAGCAAAAAATCAATTCTTGAAAAAGAAAACAATAATAAAACGCATTATTATTACCCAACAAGAAAAAACATATTTAATGAGAATAATGTTTATTTGGAAGATTCATCGTACCATTATAATTGGGATTCTGAACTTAATGATTGGGTTGTTTCTAAAAAATCCGTATGCTCCTATGATGCGAATGGAAATAGGACTGCGGAAATCTATTACTACTGGGATTCTGAACTTAATGACTGGGTTGGAAGTTGTAAATATACATATTCTTATGACGCGAATGGGAATAATACTGAGTATATTAAATATTATTGGGATTCTGAACTCAATGAATGGGTCGTTAATGGAAAACACGTATATTCCTATGATGCGAATGGAAATTTAATTGAGCACATTGAGTATTACTGGGGTTTTGTACCAAATGAATGGGTTGGATATTGTAAATATGTATATTCCTATGATGCGAATGGAAATAGGACTGAGTGGATTTTTTATGACTGGGATTCTG
It encodes the following:
- a CDS encoding outer membrane beta-barrel protein, with amino-acid sequence MKKNLLIVLIISNVLYLNAQKSNITEINLGNNLVSIISENNEIIDVEVENNFDFKKEKRNYNCHILSKPSKFDGHHEGIEIGQNNFLNSSFEMKLPQNAGYLELNTGKSWGVNINILEQNFSIIKNHLGIVTGLGLQINNYRFDKDITLVHDSTHISFYNEDDKQFTKNKLTCAYLSIPLMIEVQIPGNSERNVHFAFGTVGGIKIGSHTKQIYTDNNKEFKDKVHKNFHLSKFRYGIIAKIGIEDISLFGQYSFSTLFEKNEGPELYPFMLGISFSI